GGTGGACCTGGTGGAGCCCACGGAAGTGGCGCCCGCCGCCCGTACGGCCACGGCCCCGCCCGCACCTCCCGTGGACGTGGATCCACTCTATGGCGTGGCCCTGCTCAAGACGGCCTTCGAGCTGAAGCGCCGGCCGGAGGGCTCCGTGGAGGACGTGCTCAGCGGCGTGCTCGCGCGCCTGCGCATCGACGAGGACGAGTTCCGCGCGTTCCTCGCCCAGCAGGGCGGGCTCCTGGCCGCGCTGGGCCAGAAGCGCTGACGTCTCCCCTACTCCTGTGAGCTGTCCTCTTCCGGCGCGTCCGGGGGCGGCGGCGCCATGGCGGTGACGGGGCCCAGGGCGCGCTCGATGGCGGCGAACTCCTCCGGGGAGAGCGTCTCCGCGCGGCGGCCCGGGTCGATGCCCGCCGTCTGCAGCGCGGCCAGCATCGCCTCCGGCTTCGCCAGGCCCTTGTCGGACTTGAGCGAGTTGATCAGCGTCTTGCGGCGCTGCGCGAAGCCGGCCTTCACCAGCCGCGTGAAGCGGGCCTCGTCCACCAGCGGCGCGCGGGGCTGCTTGAGCCGCGTGAGGCGCAGCACGGCGGAGTCCACCTTCGGGGGCGGATGGAAGCGCCACGCCTCCAGCGTGAGCACCTGCTCCACGTCGAAGTGCAGGCCGAGCAGCACCGTGAGCAGGCCGTAGTCGCGGTTGCCGGGCTCCGCGGCCAGCCGCACCACGACCTCCTTCTGGAGGGTGAAGACGGCGCGCGAGATGTGGGCGCGCTGCGCGAGCACCTGGAAGAGGATGGGGCTGGTGAGGTGGTACGGCAGGTTGCCCACGAGCGCGATTTCGGGCGCGCCGGCCACCTGGGCGAAGTCCACCGTGGCGGCGTTGCCGGGCACCACGCGCACGCCGGGGATGGCCTCCTTCTCCAGCACGGCCACCATGTCGCGGTCGCGCTCCACGGCGGTGACGCGCGCGCCGGTGGCGGCGAGGAAGCGCGTGAGGTGACCCAGGCCCGGGCCCAGCTCCACCACGGGCTCGCCCTCGCGCAGCGCGAGCGCGTCCGCGATGGACTGGAGCGCGTCCGGGTCTCCGAGGAAGTTCTGTCCCCAGCTGTGCTTGGCCCGCAGGCCGTGGCGCTTGAGGATGTCGCGCGGAGAATCCACTGTCAGGCCCCTACTCCATGCGCCAGGCGGGGTCGGCCGCGAGGCGGAAGTCACCGCGCAAGCCGCGGCGCCACGCTTCATACCCCGCGACGGCGATCATCGCGCCATTGTCCGTGCACAGCCGCACCGGCGGCAGGAACATCCGCAGGCCCCGCTCCTCCGCTCGCTGCTTGCACAGCGCGCGCAGCCGTGAGTTCGCCGCCACGCCGCCGCACAGCACCAGCTGCGTGTGGCCCAGCTTCTTCGCCGCGGCGACGAGCTTCTTCGACAGCACGTCCGCCACCGC
This genomic stretch from Corallococcus caeni harbors:
- the rsmA gene encoding 16S rRNA (adenine(1518)-N(6)/adenine(1519)-N(6))-dimethyltransferase RsmA → MDSPRDILKRHGLRAKHSWGQNFLGDPDALQSIADALALREGEPVVELGPGLGHLTRFLAATGARVTAVERDRDMVAVLEKEAIPGVRVVPGNAATVDFAQVAGAPEIALVGNLPYHLTSPILFQVLAQRAHISRAVFTLQKEVVVRLAAEPGNRDYGLLTVLLGLHFDVEQVLTLEAWRFHPPPKVDSAVLRLTRLKQPRAPLVDEARFTRLVKAGFAQRRKTLINSLKSDKGLAKPEAMLAALQTAGIDPGRRAETLSPEEFAAIERALGPVTAMAPPPPDAPEEDSSQE